From a single Asticcacaulis sp. MM231 genomic region:
- a CDS encoding DUF6445 family protein gives MTQRLPPLSLNRNARIEVRRIGEEQQPVFVVDEAFNGCEDLVEFAARSAFVPPTTGSYYPGLNAHLPANYLPTLLPALERPLTEIFDALPGRLGRSYGFFGLTNLSPGQMVVRQSLPHTDSANARSFASVHFLSASFGGTAFYRHKATGFEVVSNVRANAFKTVRTREIESLDGQPRETLSHLYEEIAHIEPVFNRLILYRATQLHAMRLENADALSIDPKYGRLTANTFLNT, from the coding sequence ATGACCCAGCGCCTGCCCCCTCTTTCCCTTAACCGCAACGCCCGTATCGAGGTAAGGCGGATCGGCGAGGAACAACAGCCGGTCTTTGTGGTCGATGAGGCGTTCAATGGCTGCGAGGACCTGGTCGAGTTCGCGGCACGATCCGCTTTCGTGCCGCCCACCACCGGATCTTACTATCCCGGCCTCAATGCCCACCTCCCGGCCAATTATCTGCCGACCCTGCTCCCGGCGCTGGAACGCCCGCTGACCGAAATTTTCGACGCCCTCCCGGGACGGCTGGGGCGGTCCTACGGCTTCTTCGGCCTTACCAACCTGTCGCCTGGGCAGATGGTAGTGCGCCAGAGCCTGCCGCATACCGATTCCGCCAATGCCAGAAGCTTCGCAAGCGTGCATTTTCTCAGCGCAAGCTTCGGCGGAACAGCCTTTTATCGCCATAAGGCGACCGGTTTTGAAGTGGTCTCAAATGTCCGCGCCAACGCATTCAAGACTGTGCGCACACGTGAAATCGAAAGTCTCGACGGGCAGCCGCGCGAAACCCTGAGCCATCTTTACGAAGAGATCGCCCACATCGAACCTGTGTTTAACCGGCTGATCCTGTATCGCGCCACCCAGCTCCACGCTATGCGTCTCGAAAATGCCGATGCCCTCAGCATAGACCCGAAATACGGGCGCTTGACGGCCAATACCTTCCTGAACACGTAA
- a CDS encoding DHA2 family efflux MFS transporter permease subunit: MSASTTAETSYKEPVPLTGITLWLCGILLAMANFVAILDVSIANVSVPNIAGALGVSTSQGTWVITSYAVAEAIAVPLTGWLAMRFGTVRVFSVALIGFGIASLACGISPSLETLVAARIVQGFCGGPLMPLSQTLLLTIFPKKLQPAAMGIWAITTLVAPVAGPMLGGTLCDNFGWGSIFLVNVPVAIGAGFLVWRVLFSQETKTVKARVDTVGLGLLVLWVGALQLMLDLGKERDWFESPFIIGLALTALLGFIAFLIWELTDANPIVDLRVFRHRGFSIAMVCMALMIGSFFAINVIGPLWLQNNLGWTATWAGNATGMIGILAIFAAPIAAQLAVKVDPRGLIFLGVGWLAIITVMRGMATMDMSFGQIAFLIFLSGVGMPFFFMPLIQISMGSVNPEETANAAGLQNFIRTMAGAVATSFVATIWENNATKNHEGIVDSMKGVQHSLDTLMQGGMSHTAAVSTLDRMISGQALMISTNGVFMGAACLFAACALIVWIIPRPKGPVDTSNVH; this comes from the coding sequence ATGTCCGCTTCCACTACCGCCGAGACAAGCTACAAAGAACCGGTGCCGCTGACAGGCATCACGCTGTGGCTGTGCGGCATCCTGCTGGCCATGGCCAATTTCGTCGCCATTCTCGACGTCTCCATCGCCAACGTTTCAGTGCCCAACATCGCCGGCGCGCTCGGCGTCTCAACCTCGCAGGGTACATGGGTTATCACCTCCTACGCCGTGGCTGAGGCCATCGCCGTGCCGCTGACCGGCTGGCTGGCCATGCGCTTCGGCACCGTCCGCGTCTTTTCGGTCGCCCTGATCGGCTTCGGCATCGCCTCTTTGGCCTGCGGCATTTCGCCAAGTCTTGAAACGCTCGTCGCCGCCCGCATCGTGCAGGGCTTCTGCGGGGGGCCGCTCATGCCGCTGTCTCAAACCCTTCTGCTGACTATCTTCCCGAAGAAGCTACAACCGGCCGCCATGGGTATCTGGGCCATCACCACCCTCGTCGCCCCTGTTGCCGGCCCGATGCTCGGCGGCACCCTGTGCGATAATTTCGGCTGGGGCTCGATCTTCCTTGTCAACGTGCCCGTCGCCATTGGTGCCGGCTTCCTGGTCTGGCGTGTGCTGTTCAGCCAGGAAACCAAGACGGTCAAGGCGCGCGTCGATACAGTGGGCCTCGGCCTTCTGGTCCTCTGGGTCGGCGCCCTGCAATTGATGCTCGACCTTGGCAAGGAAAGAGACTGGTTTGAGTCACCCTTCATCATCGGCCTGGCCCTGACAGCCCTGCTTGGCTTCATCGCCTTCCTGATCTGGGAACTGACAGATGCAAACCCGATCGTTGACCTGCGCGTTTTCCGGCACAGGGGGTTCTCCATCGCCATGGTCTGCATGGCGTTGATGATTGGTTCCTTCTTCGCCATTAATGTCATCGGACCGCTATGGCTGCAGAATAATCTCGGCTGGACCGCGACCTGGGCCGGTAACGCCACTGGCATGATCGGCATACTCGCCATCTTCGCAGCGCCCATTGCCGCTCAGCTTGCCGTCAAGGTAGATCCGCGCGGTCTTATCTTCTTAGGTGTCGGCTGGCTAGCCATCATCACCGTTATGCGCGGCATGGCCACGATGGATATGAGCTTTGGTCAAATCGCCTTCCTGATCTTCCTCAGCGGCGTCGGCATGCCCTTCTTCTTTATGCCGCTGATCCAGATTTCTATGGGATCCGTAAACCCGGAAGAGACCGCCAACGCAGCCGGCCTCCAGAATTTCATCCGCACCATGGCCGGCGCCGTCGCCACATCGTTCGTCGCCACCATCTGGGAAAACAACGCCACCAAGAACCATGAGGGTATTGTCGACAGCATGAAGGGTGTTCAGCATAGCCTCGACACGCTTATGCAGGGCGGTATGTCGCACACAGCGGCGGTATCGACACTCGACAGGATGATCAGTGGTCAGGCCCTGATGATTTCGACAAACGGGGTTTTCATGGGCGCCGCCTGCCTGTTTGCCGCGTGTGCCCTGATCGTCTGGATCATTCCGCGCCCTAAAGGCCCGGTCGATACATCAAACGTGCACTGA
- a CDS encoding tryptophan halogenase family protein, translated as MAEPKRVRKVVVLGRDESLWLAVNTLERAFSKADIEITAIELPSLLRAGDVYPTLRAQEAFHSLMGLKEDALMRASQATFSLGQRFSNWAKTRPPFFHAYSTYGAKFERVQFHHYWLKARANGLKAEFDDFSLSVAAAKHGRFFVPNEETDSFSNNDYAYHLGAVGYCQILKQVALQRGVIHRTGRLAEALRAENGDITGLLLNDGQVVEGDFFIDASGAESLLLGQAMGVGLESWSQWFACDRILTTYAPPLAPLPSFSQASAFRSGWLGLYPLRDRTAVQQVYASVDMGEQEAFDTAGIVSALKLHGDAVVTPYSAGCRTQFWAGNCLAVGEAAVVFDPIDNVRLHANLVGMSHLISLFPIDSDMTLERDEYNRNVTAAFERIRDFQICRYKLNQRFDQPMWDHSRAMILPDKLQYKLDVFEARGMLIAYDDETFEDPEWIAMLIGHGLIPKTYDPLVDQVNEGEVIRRFQQMLGFIRHSVEKMGPMEQHLGLSPIAAMSAQG; from the coding sequence ATGGCTGAGCCAAAGCGAGTGCGTAAGGTTGTGGTGCTCGGCCGCGATGAGTCGCTATGGCTTGCGGTCAACACGCTGGAACGGGCCTTTTCCAAAGCGGATATCGAGATCACGGCTATTGAGCTGCCGTCGCTTCTGCGCGCCGGCGATGTCTATCCCACCCTGCGCGCTCAGGAAGCTTTTCACAGCCTCATGGGGCTGAAGGAAGACGCTCTCATGCGCGCGTCACAGGCCACGTTCAGCCTGGGTCAGCGTTTTTCCAACTGGGCCAAGACACGTCCGCCTTTCTTCCACGCCTACAGCACCTATGGCGCCAAGTTCGAGCGCGTGCAGTTCCATCACTATTGGCTAAAGGCGCGGGCGAACGGACTTAAGGCTGAATTTGACGATTTCTCCTTGTCGGTCGCGGCGGCGAAACACGGACGCTTTTTCGTGCCCAATGAAGAGACGGACAGCTTTTCCAACAACGATTATGCCTACCATCTTGGCGCCGTTGGTTATTGCCAGATTCTGAAACAGGTCGCCTTGCAACGGGGTGTCATTCATCGCACGGGCCGGCTGGCAGAAGCCTTGCGCGCGGAGAATGGCGATATCACCGGCTTGTTGCTTAATGATGGTCAAGTGGTGGAAGGCGATTTCTTTATTGATGCCTCCGGCGCAGAAAGTCTTTTGCTCGGCCAGGCCATGGGGGTTGGGCTCGAGTCCTGGAGCCAGTGGTTCGCGTGTGACCGCATCCTGACGACCTATGCGCCGCCGCTTGCGCCATTACCCTCTTTCAGTCAGGCATCGGCCTTCCGTTCCGGCTGGCTGGGGCTCTATCCGCTACGCGATCGCACGGCGGTACAGCAGGTTTATGCCAGCGTCGATATGGGCGAACAGGAAGCTTTTGACACGGCAGGAATTGTATCAGCCTTGAAACTGCATGGCGATGCGGTGGTGACCCCTTATAGCGCGGGCTGTCGCACGCAGTTTTGGGCAGGCAACTGTCTGGCCGTCGGGGAGGCGGCTGTCGTTTTCGATCCTATCGACAATGTTCGCTTGCATGCCAATCTGGTGGGGATGTCGCACCTTATCTCTCTGTTCCCGATTGACAGTGACATGACGCTGGAACGCGATGAATATAATCGCAATGTCACCGCGGCCTTTGAACGTATTCGCGATTTCCAGATCTGCCGCTACAAGCTGAACCAGAGGTTCGACCAGCCGATGTGGGATCATAGCCGCGCCATGATCCTGCCGGACAAGCTACAGTATAAGCTGGATGTGTTCGAGGCGCGCGGTATGCTCATCGCCTATGATGACGAAACCTTTGAAGATCCTGAGTGGATCGCCATGCTGATCGGCCATGGTCTGATACCCAAAACCTACGATCCCCTGGTGGACCAGGTGAACGAAGGTGAGGTGATCCGACGCTTCCAGCAGATGCTTGGCTTTATCCGCCACAGTGTCGAAAAGATGGGGCCTATGGAGCAGCATCTGGGTCTGTCACCCATCGCGGCCATGTCGGCGCAAGGCTGA
- a CDS encoding TonB-dependent receptor, producing MKSTNGKARSGLALLKAGVSVVALTALAATLLTPASAQEAAPSDDAAAGAQEVVVVGVRRSLKNAQQIKKDADTVVDSITANDIGSFPDKSVAEALQRVAGITVNRFAATGDTAHFSAEPSGVVVRGLQQVRSEFNGRDIFTANSSRGLSWSDVSPELMGGVDVYKNQTAELIEGGIAGTINLRTRLPFDQKGRVLAGTAEYTWGDITEKGSGAFSGIYADRWETDLGEFGLMVNGAHSQVITASQGIQFGRYAAIVSPAFGADRDEVINAKPAELWTNPDKKYVPGSAAIRNNEYDRVRDGVAIAGQWQNNGHTMLLTLQYQQSKKREQMVEHVLSASSGVDSYAKELTWASTGMENSNSDGILDRVVNVCAPGSTCTFNADGGLQTGTLVTNIDTWMSTYPANTGAPSAGNPLTCYSWTCGENPVNSANGAPGGTRGTRYSTTARYSDSVNDTKDLALNFKWDPTDRLKLNFDIQHVEAIQTNYDIDGSMKTFANVNYDLTGDHPVFTVSDPSSFNDLPGNISNPANYQAAYIMDHVTDSEGKMDAARIDAAYSFDSPWLNTLKAGVRFADRQQTVRWSTYNWKVSIRDWQTYDRDNFYITGSAFPADSYESVTLPDNFYGGGVTNAPTAIFYRLDLIKDREGFAAKFGNQSYKPIRDNGEVTNEWVPVCYRPGEDGCFMPAELSEVQEKTSAAYVQLKFGGPDATIFNGITVTGNIGVRYVQTQNISTGGVNYPTSVNYETTPTSPVLDPLTNQPIIDPVTGQPAIAYNYKYFISAEDRAFLTSSAAKVTSDITHKNWLPSFNVRLGLTDKWFLRFAASRAMSRPDIGNLKAYSSVNFVSPQQIEVVCGKALECTGGVPTKAVMTYTGSAQNPYLKPVTADQFDFTIENYFSSTGSLTFNGFYKKFHDYIQQGSYYRNYTNGGVTREVLMSGPMNGDGASIKGFEVAYQGFFDFLPSPWDGFGVQANYTHLVNSGIASAGVARETADPSGGSDPNTGGINRSANAFQGMPLEGLSDNSYNIVGMYEKGAWSARFAYNWRSRFMVTAQDCCTTFPVWQKDAGYLDARVAYRINEHIELSVEGSNLLNTETRLQQQIDGPTLAFPDREARFLNSSWFKNDRRLQASIRLKY from the coding sequence CGGTGTTCGCCGTTCGCTAAAAAACGCTCAGCAAATCAAGAAGGATGCCGACACGGTCGTCGATTCGATTACGGCCAATGACATTGGTTCTTTCCCCGACAAGTCGGTGGCTGAGGCGCTTCAGCGCGTTGCGGGTATCACCGTCAATCGCTTTGCGGCTACGGGTGATACCGCTCACTTTTCGGCCGAACCTTCGGGCGTTGTCGTCCGGGGTCTGCAGCAGGTGCGTTCGGAATTCAACGGTCGTGACATCTTCACCGCCAACTCGTCGCGTGGTCTGAGCTGGTCCGACGTTTCGCCGGAACTGATGGGCGGTGTCGATGTTTACAAGAACCAGACCGCCGAACTGATCGAAGGCGGCATCGCCGGCACGATCAATCTGCGTACACGTCTGCCGTTCGACCAAAAGGGTCGTGTCCTGGCCGGCACCGCTGAATACACCTGGGGTGATATCACCGAAAAGGGTTCCGGCGCGTTCTCCGGCATCTACGCTGATCGTTGGGAAACGGACCTGGGCGAATTTGGCCTGATGGTCAACGGTGCCCATTCGCAAGTTATCACCGCGTCGCAAGGTATTCAGTTCGGTCGTTATGCCGCCATTGTTAGTCCAGCCTTCGGCGCCGATCGAGATGAAGTGATCAACGCTAAGCCTGCTGAATTGTGGACGAACCCGGATAAGAAGTATGTGCCGGGCAGTGCGGCTATTCGTAACAACGAATACGATCGCGTCCGTGATGGCGTTGCTATCGCCGGTCAATGGCAGAATAACGGACATACCATGTTGCTTACGCTGCAATATCAGCAATCGAAGAAGCGCGAGCAGATGGTAGAGCACGTGCTGTCGGCATCTTCCGGCGTGGACTCTTATGCTAAAGAGCTTACCTGGGCCAGCACGGGTATGGAAAACTCCAACAGCGATGGTATACTTGATCGCGTCGTGAACGTATGCGCACCGGGTTCAACATGTACCTTCAATGCTGATGGTGGCTTGCAAACCGGCACATTGGTCACGAACATCGATACATGGATGTCGACCTATCCTGCCAATACGGGCGCGCCTAGCGCAGGCAATCCGCTTACTTGCTATTCCTGGACCTGTGGCGAAAATCCTGTTAATTCAGCTAATGGTGCTCCGGGCGGCACACGCGGGACGCGCTATAGCACCACGGCGCGTTACAGTGATAGCGTCAACGATACCAAGGATCTGGCCCTTAATTTCAAGTGGGACCCAACCGATCGCTTGAAGCTTAACTTCGACATCCAGCATGTCGAAGCCATCCAAACGAACTATGACATTGATGGTTCCATGAAGACCTTTGCCAATGTCAATTATGACCTGACGGGCGATCATCCGGTCTTTACGGTTTCTGACCCCAGCAGCTTCAATGATCTGCCAGGCAACATCAGCAACCCCGCCAATTATCAGGCGGCCTATATCATGGACCACGTTACCGATTCCGAAGGTAAAATGGATGCTGCTCGTATTGACGCGGCTTACAGCTTCGATTCGCCTTGGCTGAATACCCTTAAAGCCGGCGTGCGTTTTGCTGACCGTCAGCAAACCGTCCGTTGGTCGACCTATAACTGGAAAGTCAGCATCCGCGATTGGCAAACCTACGATCGGGATAACTTCTACATTACGGGCTCCGCTTTCCCGGCTGATTCGTATGAATCGGTCACCCTGCCGGATAATTTCTACGGCGGCGGCGTCACTAATGCGCCGACGGCTATTTTCTACCGCTTGGATCTGATCAAGGACCGTGAAGGCTTCGCTGCCAAGTTCGGTAATCAAAGCTATAAGCCGATAAGGGACAACGGTGAGGTTACGAATGAGTGGGTGCCGGTCTGTTATCGGCCCGGCGAGGATGGCTGCTTTATGCCGGCCGAGCTTTCCGAAGTTCAGGAAAAGACCAGCGCCGCTTATGTTCAGTTGAAGTTCGGTGGTCCTGATGCAACCATCTTCAACGGTATTACGGTTACGGGTAATATCGGTGTTCGCTATGTTCAGACACAGAACATCAGCACCGGTGGTGTTAACTACCCGACCTCGGTTAACTATGAAACTACGCCAACATCGCCTGTATTGGATCCTTTAACAAATCAGCCGATTATTGATCCAGTAACGGGCCAACCCGCGATCGCGTATAACTATAAGTACTTTATCTCGGCTGAAGATCGCGCTTTCCTGACATCTTCTGCAGCCAAGGTAACATCGGATATTACGCACAAAAACTGGCTTCCCAGCTTCAACGTGCGCTTGGGTCTGACGGATAAGTGGTTCCTGCGCTTTGCAGCGTCGCGTGCCATGTCGCGTCCGGATATCGGCAATCTGAAAGCCTATTCTTCGGTCAATTTTGTATCTCCGCAGCAGATTGAAGTTGTGTGTGGTAAGGCGCTGGAATGCACCGGTGGCGTGCCAACCAAGGCGGTTATGACCTATACCGGTTCGGCGCAAAATCCGTACCTCAAGCCGGTCACGGCCGATCAGTTTGACTTCACGATCGAGAACTACTTCTCCAGCACCGGCTCGCTGACGTTCAACGGCTTCTATAAGAAGTTCCATGACTATATCCAGCAGGGCTCCTACTATCGTAACTACACCAACGGTGGCGTGACCCGTGAAGTGCTCATGAGTGGGCCGATGAATGGTGATGGCGCTTCTATCAAGGGCTTTGAAGTCGCTTACCAAGGCTTCTTTGACTTCCTGCCCTCGCCTTGGGATGGTTTCGGTGTTCAGGCCAACTATACCCATCTGGTCAATTCCGGCATCGCAAGCGCCGGCGTGGCTCGTGAAACGGCTGACCCGTCCGGTGGGTCTGATCCCAACACCGGCGGTATCAATCGCTCAGCGAACGCTTTCCAGGGTATGCCTCTGGAAGGTCTGTCGGACAACTCGTATAACATCGTCGGCATGTACGAAAAGGGTGCCTGGTCGGCACGCTTTGCTTATAACTGGCGTTCGCGCTTCATGGTTACGGCTCAGGACTGTTGTACGACCTTCCCGGTCTGGCAGAAGGACGCAGGTTATCTTGATGCCCGCGTTGCTTATCGGATCAATGAACACATCGAGCTTTCGGTTGAAGGCAGCAATCTGCTCAATACTGAAACCCGTCTGCAACAGCAGATCGATGGCCCGACTCTCGCCTTCCCGGATCGTGAAGCCCGCTTCCTCAATTCGTCCTGGTTCAAGAACGATCGCCGTCTGCAAGCGTCTATCCGCTTGAAGTACTAA
- a CDS encoding alpha/beta fold hydrolase, with protein MKRVGDSVVLLHGTGRTPRSLRGLEKRLQKAGFQTLNLAYPWRRLDIAGLANYVADALDAEGIFSGCHRLHFVTHSMGGLVAACLLGRLRKRIPVEVGRVVMLGPPLRGSEVADALSGFSPYRWFYGPAGLELTTSSDLLEGLWPDYALGVIAGTIGWPYLSGMVFIRGAHDGRVAVGRTQWQGMTDHLVLPVIHSYMPGAPVVLRQVQHFIETGSFDR; from the coding sequence ATGAAGCGGGTTGGGGATAGTGTCGTCCTGCTGCATGGCACGGGCCGGACGCCGCGTAGCCTCCGCGGCCTTGAAAAACGGCTTCAAAAGGCAGGCTTTCAGACGCTCAACCTGGCCTATCCGTGGCGTCGTCTCGATATCGCCGGTCTCGCAAATTACGTTGCCGATGCGCTCGATGCGGAAGGTATTTTCAGCGGGTGTCACCGGCTTCATTTCGTCACGCACTCGATGGGCGGACTCGTGGCTGCCTGCCTGCTCGGCAGACTGCGCAAGCGCATCCCTGTTGAAGTGGGCCGCGTCGTTATGCTCGGGCCACCTTTACGCGGGAGCGAAGTGGCTGATGCTCTGTCAGGTTTTTCACCCTATCGTTGGTTTTATGGACCTGCGGGTCTGGAACTGACCACGAGTTCCGACCTTCTTGAGGGGCTCTGGCCCGATTATGCGCTGGGCGTTATCGCCGGCACCATTGGCTGGCCCTATCTGTCCGGCATGGTGTTTATCCGGGGCGCACACGATGGCCGGGTGGCTGTCGGGCGTACCCAATGGCAGGGCATGACAGACCACCTTGTGCTGCCGGTCATCCATAGCTACATGCCAGGCGCTCCCGTCGTTCTACGTCAGGTGCAGCACTTTATCGAAACCGGGTCATTCGACAGATGA
- the gabT gene encoding 4-aminobutyrate--2-oxoglutarate transaminase — protein sequence MTHNADLTARRSAAVARGIGHATTLFASRAENAELWDADGNRFIDFAGGIAVLNTGHRHPKVQAAALKQMDAFTHTAFQVVPYEVYIALAEKINALAPIEGPAKCAFFTTGGEAVENAVKIARCYTKRDGVIAFTGGFHGRTALTSALTGKVVPYKKDLGPQQPGVYHLPFPVEASGIDTEDTLKMLDYLFKADIAPDAVAAIIIEPVQGEGGFLITPPELMRALRKKCDEHGILLIADEVQTGFGRTGKLFAMENYDVKPDLMTMAKSLAGGYPLSGVVGRAEVMDAPQVGGLGGTYGGNPVACAAALAVLEVIEEEKLLDAANRQGARLKARLEALAGRNDIVPITAIRGLGAMIAFDIVTERGSHTPDAVATKAVTTKAQAHGLILLSCGVYGNTIRILAPLTASEAIMDEGIAMLEKALTL from the coding sequence ATGACCCACAATGCCGATCTCACCGCCCGCCGTTCTGCCGCTGTTGCACGCGGCATCGGTCATGCCACCACCCTCTTCGCCAGCCGCGCTGAAAACGCCGAACTGTGGGACGCCGACGGTAACCGCTTCATCGATTTCGCCGGCGGCATCGCCGTGCTCAATACCGGCCACCGTCACCCCAAAGTGCAGGCCGCCGCCCTGAAGCAGATGGACGCCTTCACCCACACCGCCTTCCAGGTCGTGCCCTATGAGGTCTACATCGCCCTGGCCGAAAAGATCAACGCCCTGGCGCCGATAGAAGGTCCGGCCAAGTGCGCCTTCTTCACGACCGGCGGCGAGGCGGTCGAAAACGCCGTCAAGATCGCCCGCTGCTACACGAAGCGCGATGGCGTCATCGCCTTCACCGGCGGCTTCCACGGCCGCACCGCCCTGACTTCGGCCTTGACCGGCAAGGTGGTACCTTACAAGAAAGACCTCGGTCCGCAGCAACCTGGCGTCTACCACCTCCCCTTCCCGGTCGAAGCCAGCGGCATCGACACCGAAGACACGCTGAAAATGCTCGACTATCTCTTCAAGGCCGATATCGCGCCGGACGCGGTGGCCGCCATCATCATCGAGCCCGTGCAGGGCGAAGGCGGCTTCCTGATCACGCCGCCGGAACTGATGCGTGCTTTACGCAAAAAGTGCGACGAGCACGGCATCCTGCTGATCGCCGACGAGGTCCAGACCGGCTTCGGTCGCACCGGCAAGCTGTTCGCCATGGAAAATTACGACGTGAAGCCCGACCTGATGACCATGGCGAAGTCACTGGCCGGTGGTTATCCGCTTTCCGGCGTGGTCGGCCGCGCCGAGGTGATGGATGCGCCGCAGGTTGGCGGCCTTGGCGGCACCTATGGCGGTAATCCGGTAGCCTGCGCCGCGGCTTTGGCCGTGCTGGAGGTGATCGAAGAAGAAAAGCTGCTCGACGCCGCTAACCGCCAGGGCGCCAGGCTGAAAGCCCGGCTCGAAGCCCTGGCCGGGCGTAACGACATCGTGCCAATCACCGCCATTCGCGGTTTAGGCGCCATGATCGCCTTCGATATCGTGACCGAGCGCGGCAGTCATACGCCGGACGCTGTGGCCACCAAGGCGGTGACGACGAAAGCCCAGGCGCATGGCCTGATCCTTCTGTCGTGCGGCGTCTATGGCAATACCATCCGCATACTGGCGCCACTCACGGCTTCGGAGGCGATCATGGACGAGGGCATCGCCATGCTGGAAAAAGCTCTGACCCTGTGA
- a CDS encoding tryptophan halogenase family protein, which yields MSSPAMKIVILGGGTAGWMSAAALTRAFKPEFCSVRLIESDDIGIVGVGEATLPQVHDFNQFLGIDEAEFMRETKATFKLGIEFRDWAQRGDSYIHPFGVHGQAMGGVPFFQYWLRARQNGHDLNIEDYSYPIAACRNMKFDMPSDDEKSIRSTYSYAYHFDATLYAKFLRKWSEGQGLKRTEGQVVDVTLDAESGYVRALTLKSGEVVEGDLFIDCSGFRGLLISQTLKMGWEDWTQWLPCDRALAVPCERVGDLTPFTRATAREAGWQWRIPLQHRTGNGYVFSSQFTTEERAAEVLLANLDGKPLADPRLITFQSGRRQQSWYKNCIAIGLASGFLEPLESTSIYLAQIAASYLIELFPGKQIDPKISGEFNRLVDIEYERVRDFLILHYHATAGRVEPLWRHTQSMQVPESLVEKMAIFKRRGHVHRYKDGLFSPASWIAVYTGQGITPAGYDRQADNLSADELLARLSEMKGRIDVNVAAMPSHADFVRDFCFDAKAASKAAMMGETAHG from the coding sequence ATGAGCAGTCCTGCGATGAAAATCGTCATTCTGGGCGGCGGCACCGCCGGCTGGATGAGCGCTGCGGCCCTGACCCGTGCCTTCAAGCCTGAGTTCTGTTCTGTCCGGCTGATCGAATCCGATGACATCGGGATTGTCGGGGTCGGTGAAGCCACTCTTCCACAAGTACATGATTTCAATCAGTTCCTCGGTATAGACGAGGCTGAATTTATGCGTGAAACCAAAGCGACCTTTAAGCTCGGCATTGAGTTCCGCGACTGGGCGCAACGCGGCGACAGCTATATCCACCCGTTCGGCGTACATGGTCAGGCGATGGGGGGCGTGCCCTTCTTCCAGTACTGGCTGCGCGCGCGCCAAAATGGCCATGATCTGAATATCGAGGACTATTCTTATCCGATCGCGGCCTGTCGCAACATGAAGTTCGACATGCCGTCCGACGATGAAAAGTCGATCCGTTCGACCTATTCTTACGCCTACCATTTCGATGCCACGCTCTATGCCAAATTTCTGCGCAAGTGGTCCGAAGGCCAAGGTCTCAAGCGTACTGAAGGTCAGGTTGTTGATGTGACGCTCGATGCGGAGAGCGGATATGTCAGGGCGCTTACACTGAAGTCCGGCGAAGTGGTCGAGGGAGATCTGTTTATCGACTGCTCCGGTTTCCGCGGCCTTTTGATCAGCCAGACACTGAAAATGGGCTGGGAAGACTGGACGCAATGGTTGCCATGTGATCGCGCTCTGGCCGTGCCGTGCGAACGCGTCGGCGACCTGACGCCCTTCACACGCGCGACAGCGCGTGAAGCCGGCTGGCAGTGGCGCATACCCTTGCAGCACCGCACGGGTAACGGCTACGTCTTTTCCAGCCAGTTCACCACCGAAGAACGGGCGGCTGAGGTTCTTCTGGCCAATCTCGATGGCAAACCGTTGGCCGACCCACGTCTCATCACGTTTCAATCCGGACGGCGCCAGCAGTCCTGGTACAAGAACTGTATCGCTATTGGCCTGGCCAGTGGTTTCCTTGAACCCCTGGAATCGACCAGCATCTATCTGGCTCAGATCGCCGCTTCCTATCTGATCGAGCTATTTCCCGGCAAGCAGATTGATCCCAAAATATCCGGTGAATTCAACCGCCTGGTCGATATCGAATATGAAAGGGTGAGGGATTTCCTGATCCTGCACTATCATGCCACGGCGGGCCGCGTCGAGCCCTTATGGCGGCACACCCAGTCTATGCAGGTGCCGGAGTCTCTGGTCGAGAAGATGGCCATTTTCAAGCGGCGTGGCCATGTGCATCGCTACAAGGACGGGCTGTTCTCGCCGGCAAGCTGGATCGCCGTCTATACCGGACAGGGCATAACCCCGGCGGGGTATGATCGTCAGGCGGATAATTTGAGTGCGGATGAGCTTTTGGCCAGATTGAGCGAGATGAAAGGGCGCATTGACGTAAATGTCGCGGCCATGCCATCGCACGCCGATTTCGTCCGCGATTTTTGCTTTGATGCAAAAGCCGCTTCCAAAGCTGCGATGATGGGGGAGACGGCGCATGGCTGA